The following nucleotide sequence is from Glycine max cultivar Williams 82 chromosome 9, Glycine_max_v4.0, whole genome shotgun sequence.
GAAATTTTGAAAGACGGGTTTTTTCGTTTTGGCCTTTGgtcgtattttttttattttttttacagcgTATACTATttaccttttattttgaaattgcaCCTGATaggaaaacattttattttttgaattcaaGAGATTacaaataaaagaatcaaaattagacattagacaatttaaaataaaaggatgaaattgttttgatttccgaaaccaaaaaatgaaaaatgaaaagtgaaacggaaattattaaaaactccATCCATGAAATAAAATGTGTTCACTCCAAGCAGAAacaatagtttaatttttatatattttctatatttacatttattattaaaagaatgGTCTTACTAAACAGGTGGCAACCCCCCATTTAAAATATCTTGTTTATTggttttttgttaaattaatctACTTTGTTTAGTATATTGCTAGACACTCACTTCACATGTTTTGTTTAACAACATCAAGAATCATCTTTTGAGAGGTAGAAGAAAAAGTTTTTGCATGTCTTGCTTTTGAATAATCAAGATAGTTCAGATAAATATAAAGGCAAAACCCCATAGAAATTATCTTCTTCACCCATTCATCTTATCATGGAGCAATTGGAGTGACAGTGCTGATAATACATGTAAATAGGATTGAGGAAAACCAAGGTCCACTGAAGAGGGATGGTATTTTAGTACTTGAAATCGAGTtatgagaaattattaaaaatggaaaaatttaATTCCCCAGCAGTTTTCTTTCTTCGCCAATGGAGGGACTCAAGGTATCCAAAGTGAATttgattattgataattttattttaaaaatgattaaaacttaattcaaaggtgaatataaaaaaattaaatagtggATACCGGATAGACTGGGTgttaagaaaaacaaatcaaataaataaggataacaattttaatttgagataatttaaaaataaaatcgttACGTTCAATATAGTGCATGTTtgatatttatgtaaaattagaTTTGATGGAAAAGTTAGTTTGTGAAGAATCTTTACTTTAATGTGTTGGATTGAGGAAAAGTAAGCTTTGGatgagaaattattaaaagtGGAAAAACCTAATTCCCCCCTAGTTTTCTTTTTTCGTCGCCAATGGAGGGACTTAAGGTATCTAAAGGGAATCAAGGTATCAAAAgtgaatttaattattgataattttattttaagaatgattaaaacttaattcaaaggtgaatataaaaaaattaaatagtggATACTAGATAAACTAAGCgttaagaaaaacaaatcaaataaataaggataacaattttaatttgagataattaaaagaaaaaaaaatcgttaATCACATTAGTACACGTTCAATATAgtgcatgtttgatttttatgtaaAACTAGATTTGATGGAAAagttagggtgtgtttggtttgtatttttattttttgttttcattttctgaaaatcgtttttattttcaaaagattagaattctgaaaacatgtttgatcTGACTTCtttgttttctgctttcaaaaaataaaaacactaaaaatatgttttcaaaaggaaatatatttttagatttgtttaaaattctgtgttTTCATTTTACAGATGAGGTTTCTGATTTCAACTGAAAacgcaattttattatttccagTTTTTGGattgtttgagaaaatattttcactaaaaatattttcaaaattttaacgaAACTTATTTCcatcactattttttattttcagtaaaaataaaaacagataaGTCAAACCAAATCTTCCCTTAATTTCTCAAATAGTTAGAATCTTTACTCTAATATGTTGGgttgaggaaaagaaaaaaggtccAACAAGAAGGAGGACATCTTAGTACTTGGAGTCtagctataaaaaattattaaaagtgaaaaaaccTAATTTTTCAACCGTTTTATTTCTTCCCTGGCCAATGGAGGGACTCAAGGTATCCAAAGCGAACTTAACTGCATACATTCACCCTTCCAAAACCAACCAAGTTTCCCAACCCATTCTCCGCCAACTCAGCTCCTTGCTTTTCAAGTCAGCACCGTACCACTTCTTTCAAACGTCGTCGTTTCCTGCACCTCATCGCATtttaacttcttcttctttcccctTGCATTGCAGGTTCAGCGAAATCTTCCACGGCGTCGTTTTGGCCTACGATCTCAACTCGCTCCACACGTGCGCCAAGATCCTCCCCGGCGTTCACCCTTACTTCGGCGTCAAACTCAAGGTCAATCTGTTGCTCTTTTCTCCCAAACCAAACATGCTCTTAGgtactctttcttttcttcttcttcttctctctctctctttttttttttttgtcaaaataatgCCTCTGGTTAATTCAATTAATAGTGTTCGTGATTGTTGTTTTGTTGGTTTCAGAAGGGAAGGTGGTTAAGGTTACGCAAGAGTCCATTCACGTTGTTGTGCTTGGCTTTTCCTCTGCGATTATAACTGAGAAAGATATCAGGGAAGAGTTCGTGTGCAAAACGGTGAGTGCCTCGCAGTAATGTGATTTAGTTGATGGTTGCTACTTGTTTTAGCGATTAACTAATGAGTGATTGATGATTAATTAGGgcctgtttggataaacttctccacAAACGAAgagaatatgaaagaaaaatgaaataagcttcttcataaactaaaattagcttatgcataagttaaaaataagctTTTGGAGAAGCTAATATGATATATAGAGCTTCtgcaaattattttatgtataaactaattttaagtttttaactcATGGagaaacttatttaatttttccttcaTATTTTCTTCTCCTGCAGGTGCTTAAAGAGAAGTTTGTCCAAACTCCAAACAGGCCTAATAGTTCTATTTGTTTTAGcgattaattactaattagtgtTGGTTTGTGTGATTCCTCTTTCTGTAGAAACGAGGGCAAGAGGTTTATGCCAGCAGGTCTCACAAGCAGCATGTGATAAAGGTCGGGACCATGATACGGTTTTTAGTCAAGAGGTGACATACTGTTAATTTGCTTCAATTAAGACTAATTGTGTAGAATGTATATTTGTATTGTGGAATTCGTTGTGACTTGAAATGTTGATGAATTGATGCACATCTGTATCATCGGGTAGTGTCACCTATCCTATTTGATACAATGAAGAAACCACAGAAACCTAGTGTTTTTGCCACTAGGTGGGGTTGGCTGCAGCGAAGAAACACGATACTTGCAGAGTTGTATGAGTAGTAACTAGCAAATAGTGAGTAATAATTTTGCATGACTGTTTATAACTGTATAGTTAGCTGTAGAAACTCCACGGTTTTGACTTATTGATTGTATGTGAATATGTATATGTATTTGTGTTGTCATTTCGTTGAACTGATTAGAGCGAGGACTCATGCCatcttatgcaaatgcaatagGTATCATATAATTGTTCTatgtttctttcttatttttttagggaCTTTAGTTTGCGTTTGGTTGTTTCTGTAGTAGTGTAGACTGTGGAAGGAATAATAtgaacattatttttttcatagaaATGGAAATTTATTAGAGACCAAATACAGGACACTAAATCAATGCAACTTGTGAGAATAAGATAACCTCCCAAGAAGAAAAGTCAAGATATAGCAAGGATAATGAAAATATCATGAATTGATTGTTTAAATACAATGACCCTGGATATAATCAAACACATAAATATTCTGAGTTGAACATTTCATCTCATCATAAATCTCAatgatttatcttttttgcagTTTTGATGAAGAAATACTTCATGTTTATGGATCTCTGGTTCCCGATCACACAGGCAGCATTTATTGGTTGGATAAGAACTTGGAAGCTGATTCCCATGTTTACAGGTTTTTCTCTTATAATGTGTTTGTAGAGtcaaaagaatatttttgaaaGTATATCATTCATGTTTAGCTGTCTTATAAAACTTACAGgagcaaaaagaagagaagaattgtGCCAGAACGAATAATGCTAGAGCAAGATGCTGTGGATGGGGAACTGTCAACCTTGGACATTGTCCAAAAGAGCAAAAAATCAAAGAAGCAAAAGCACCAGGAGGAATCTTGAATGTACCTTGGACATTTGCATTTAGCTTTTGAAACATTGGTTAGTGGAGTCTCTTGTGCTCGCTATTTTTTACGTTAGTCTTGGTTGCATCTGAATCATAGCTCAGGATTAAGGCTTCTAGAATTGTATAGTTatctaaattctattttttttcatacaatAGTTGAATTTTGGATTTCCAGAATGTATGTTTGTGTAGTATCTACTTTCTGCCCTAGAGAGTCTATAATTAATGGCTATAATAAGACGAATGGCATCACATAGTAGTTAAATTTATGGATGGAAGAGTTTGAACTTGTCATCGGATGTCAAATATGTTTCGTTTTTTTTCAAGGACAGGGAGGCATGTCTATATTACCAAGGGGATGCTTCAGCACTTAGATGTCGAAAGGATTCTCCATGTTGCTTTGGAGATAGGTGCACTTGTTTCATTTAGATCATAATTCTTTCAGAATCTTTATGATGATAATTTACTGTATGGTTAAGATGCCTTAGGATGTTTTTCTGGTTGGCGTGGCAAGGCTAAAATGCCTTGGTGCATTTTCAGTTTAGGAATTACAGGTTTGCAGTCTTTTACTATTAGTAATAGCTTGAGTCCTTTGGGAAATGAGAATTATTCATGTATATCACTGAGCCCTGCCCcattatttaaagaaaaggtTGCTTATTTTTCTTGGTTTGATCACATCTGATGTTATATGATGAAACGTTCTTCAAACTATCCTCTATTGGTTTGTAGATTACTATGTTATCTTTTATGACAATTTGACTAGCTAACAAGGGACGgattttggcttttaaatttacaaattataagTGCTCACGCGTAAAGGTTGAGGAGGGGACCCCTGAAATAGATATTAAGCTTTGCATTTAGAAAGACTCCGTTTTGATAGGTATCTAAAACAAAGGCTTTAGGATATAGTTTTTTCGTCCCGCATCCTCAATcaatgctt
It contains:
- the LOC100816727 gene encoding uncharacterized protein, with protein sequence MEGLKVSKANLTAYIHPSKTNQVSQPILRQLSSLLFKFSEIFHGVVLAYDLNSLHTCAKILPGVHPYFGVKLKVNLLLFSPKPNMLLEGKVVKVTQESIHVVVLGFSSAIITEKDIREEFVCKTKRGQEVYASRSHKQHVIKVGTMIRFLVKSFDEEILHVYGSLVPDHTGSIYWLDKNLEADSHVYRSKKKRRIVPERIMLEQDAVDGELSTLDIVQKSKKSKKQKHQEES